Proteins found in one Coffea eugenioides isolate CCC68of chromosome 5, Ceug_1.0, whole genome shotgun sequence genomic segment:
- the LOC113770405 gene encoding proline--tRNA ligase, cytoplasmic produces the protein MAGKEAKGADGGAKGGSNKGKKKEVKKETGLGLTNKKDENFGEWYSEVVVSGEMIEYYDISGCYILRPWAMSIWEIMQEFFDAEIKKMKIKNCYFPLFVSPGVLEKEKDHVEGFAPEVAWVTKSGKSDLEVPIAIRPTSETAMYPYYSKWIRGHRDLPLRLNQWCNVVRWEFSNPTPFIRSREFLWQEGHTAFATKEEADAEVLDILELYRRIYEEFLAVPVIKGKKSELEKFAGGLYTTTVEAFIPNTGRGIQGATSHCLGQNFAKMFEINFENEKGEKAMVWQNSWAYTTRTIGVMIMVHGDDKGLVLPPKVAATQVIVIPVPYKDADTQGILDACAATVKTLSESGIRAEADFRDNYSPGWKYSHWEMKGIPLRIEIGPKDLANKQVRVVRRDNSAKSDIPMDSLVEKVREVLDEIQQSLFSVAKQKKETCIKVVKTWEEFLEALSQKKLILAPWCDEEEVEKSVKERTKGEMGAVKTLCSPFDQPELPEGTLCFASGKPAKKWSYWGRSY, from the exons ATGGCTGGTAAGGAAGCCAAGGGTGCTGATGGTGGTGCCAAGGGTGGTAGTAATA AGGGTAAAAAGAAGGAAGTGAAAAAGGAGACTGGTCTTGGTCTCACCAACAAGAAGGATGAGAATTTTGGAGAGTGGTACTCTGAG GTAGTTGTTAGTGGTGAAATGATCGAGTATTATGACATTTCTGGCTGTTACATCCTACGGCCATGGGCGATGTCCATTTGGGAGATCATGCAA GAATTCTTTGATGCTGAAATTAAGAAAATGAAGATTAAGAACTGTTACTTCCCACTTTTTGTATCGCCTGGTGTTCTTGAAAAAGAGAAGGATCACGTTGAGGGGTTTGCACCTGAG GTTGCCTGGGTTACCAAGTCAGGGAAATCTGATTTGGAAGTTCCAATTGCTATTCGTCCAACTAGTGAAACTGCCATGTATCCTTATTACTCTAAATGGATAAGGGGACACCGAGACTTACCTTTGAGGCTCAATCAATGGTGCAATGTTGTAAGATGGGAGTTCAGCAATCCTACTCCATTTATCAG GAGTCGTGAGTTTCTTTGGCAAGAAGGGCATACTGCTTTTGCTACAAAGGAGGAGGCAGATGCTGAG GTTCTAGATATATTAGAGCTCTATAGACGTATATATGAAGAGTTCTTGGCTGTTCCCGTTATAAAGGGGAAGAAAAGTGAGCTGGAGAAATTTGCTGGTGGACTGTATACTACAACTGTTGAG GCTTTTATTCCAAATACTGGCCGAGGTATTCAAGGAGCAACATCCCACTGCTTGGGACAAAATTTTGCTAAAATGTTTGAGATTAACTTTGAAAATGAGAAGGGGGAAAAGGCTATGGTCTGGCAGAATTCCTGGGCGTACACCACCCGAACA ATTGGGGTGATGATAATGGTTCATGGCGATGATAAAGGCCTGGTGCTGCCTCCAAAAGTTGCAGCAACCCAAGTAATTGTAATTCCAGTGCCCTACAAGGATGCTGATACTCAAGGGATCTTAGATGCATGTGCCGCAACAGTGAAAACATTGTCTGAATCAGGTATTCGTGCTGAAGCAGACTTCAGAGACAATTATTCTCCAGGCTGGAAGTATTCACATTGGGAGATGAAGGGCATCCCTCTCAGGATTGAAATAGGGCCAAAGGACCTTGCTAATAAGCAG GTGCGTGTTGTACGCCGGGATAATTCGGCTAAATCTGATATCCCCATGGATAGCTTGGTTGAAAAGGTAAGAGAAGTGCTGGATGAAATCCAGCAAAGCCTGTTCAGTGTTgcgaaacaaaagaaagaaacgtgCATCAAGGTTGTAAAAACTTGGGAGGAGTTCCTTGAAGCTCTGAGCCAAAAGAAACTGATTTTGGCTCCATGGTGCGATGAAGAG GAGGTGGAGAAGTCTGTTAAAGAACGGACGAAAGGGGAAATGGGAGCGGTCAAGACCCTCTGCTCTCCATTTGACCAGCCAGAGTTGCCAGAAGGGACTTTGTGCTTTGCCTCGGGAAAACCAGCCAAGAAGTGGAGTTACTGGGGGCGCAGCTATTAG